One window of Oncorhynchus kisutch isolate 150728-3 linkage group LG25, Okis_V2, whole genome shotgun sequence genomic DNA carries:
- the LOC109870474 gene encoding growth/differentiation factor 10, which produces MENILLHLVHLLLFLNSSIGEVSSVEPSDMTQHESNIEQATDHSSARETASRDMVSINMFKLYEKYSKEPHRYRDGNTVRSFKAIPRVSADSVWLHFNLSTIQESEVILSATFHFLDQRPRHRPWICRRSRNASCRLQQLPPSQLLFRGTSPNSAFASPLGNVTLPPPRRGSWQTREVSGVVKEAHVLGELLISVEFDFGVRPQRNQERLSPASLPYVLVYANDMSISEPNSVAMTLQRYGPFPSGEEPTRSPNASPPASRLKREAVSPLDQIQNNDLPEVQFHTLKNHELWESTYFAPKIKPSMKHGRKQGQDSSDGLNKPQVLSFDERTMKKARRRQWSEPRVCARRYLRVDFADIGWSEWVLAPKAFDAYYCAGTCRFPIPKFLRPSNHATIQSIVRAVGIVPGIPEPCCVPDRMSSLSVLFLDPSRNMVLKVYPNMSVETCGCR; this is translated from the exons ATGGAAAATATATTATTACATCTGGTGCAtttgttattatttttaaattcCAGTATCGGGGAAGTTTCATCCGTGGAGCCATCCGACATGACGCAGCACGAGAGCAATATCGAACAGGCTACGGATCACTCCTCCGCGCGCGAAACCGCATCTCGGGACATGGTCTCAATCAATATGTTCAAACTCTATGAAAAGTACAGTAAGGAGCCTCACCGTTATCGAGACGGAAATACCGTGAGAAGTTTTAAAGCTATTCCAA GAGTCTCCGCGGACAGCGTGTGGCTCCATTTCAACCTGTCGACCATCCAGGAGTCGGAGGTCATCCTGTCCGCCACATTCCACTTCCTGGACCAGCGTCCCCGCCACCGGCCCTGGATCTGCCGGCGCTCCCGAAATGCTTCCTGTCGCCTCCAGCAGCTCCCCCCGTCCCAGCTCCTCTTCCGAGGAACGTCTCCAAACTCAGCCTTTGCCTCCCCGCTGGGCAACGTCACCCTGCCCCCTCCCAGGAGAGGGTCCTGGCAGACAAGGGAAGTCTCCGGTGTAGTCAAAGAGGCCCACGTCCTGGGAGAGCTCCTCATCTCTGTAGAGTTTGACTTTGGGGTGAGGCCCCAGAGGAACCAGGAGCGCCTCTCTCCAGCCAGCCTACCATACGTCCTGGTGTATGCCAACGACATGTCCATATCTGAGCCCAACAGCGTGGCCATGACCTTGCAGAGGTACGGGCCTTTCCCTTCAGGCGAGGAGCCCACCCGGTCCCCCAATGCATCTCCTCCAGCCTCCAGGCTGAAAAGAGAAGCAGTGTCCCCCCTGGACCAAATACAGAACAATGACCTGCCTGAAGTCCAGTTTCACACCCTGAAGAACCATGAACTATGGGAGAGCACTTATTTTGCTCCCAAGATTAAGCCCTCAATGAAACATGGGCGAAAGCAAGGCCAGGACAGCAGTGACGGCTTGAATAAGCCCCAGGTGCTGAGCTTTGATGAGAGGACCATGAAAAAGGCTCGCAGGAGACAGTGGAGTGAGCCCAGGGTCTGCGCCCGACGCTACCTGAGAGTGGACTTTGCAGACATCGGCTGGAGCGAGTGGGTGTTAGCCCCGAAAGCCTTTGATGCCTACTACTGTGCAGGCACCTGCAGATTTCCTATTCCAAAG TTTCTTCGGCCCTCGAACCACGCCACCATCCAGAGCATTGTGAGGGCGGTGGGAATCGTTCCCGGCATTCCGGAGCCCTGCTGTGTTCCGGACAGGATGAGCTCTCTGAGTGTTCTCTTCCTGGACCCCAGCCGGAACATGGTGCTGAAGGTTTACCCCAACATGTCTGTGGAGACCTGTGGCTGCCGGTAG
- the LOC109869929 gene encoding growth/differentiation factor 2-like has protein sequence MQCSRRFLFQMCLSLLVSTGSCRCKPLNDVLQSEDRGGFSETSEQDLVEEEDRLHSFLGTMKEEFLRKLNLSDVPREHSKIYPPPFMIELYNKYASDTSSMPRSDVIRSFTVQDVSHSEKNGTKSKHRLLFNVTVPNHEEVNMAELRLFTLLDNRTTSTSTNGIGASIKVYEVEYKGNKAIAHLVDGKEVIGTHHSWETFNVTTAIQSWVKSGRGASEFEVVVDRWDCGPFKGGGLDVSVGVGVGVGVGVGVGVRDNTAAALIVFSDDLGSRKREAKKELREMIVHEEETLFSGSDWQGTDYNEIPVDLHPRRKRQADTNYCRRTSMRVNFKDIGWDQWIVAPPEYDAFECRGVCYYPLTDDMTPSKHALIQTLVNLKNPKKANMACCVPTKLDPITVMYQENGVITIRHPYEEMKVAKCGCR, from the exons ATGCAGTGCTCAAGGCGTTTCCTCTTCCAAATGTGTCTGAGTTTGCTGGTGTCCACGGGCTCCTGTCGGTGCAAACCACTGAACGATGTCCTCCAAAGTGAAGATCGCGGGGGCTTCTCTGAGACTTCCGAGCAGGACCTGGTCGAAGAGGAGGACAGGTTACACAGCTTTCTGGGAACCATGAAGGAAGAGTTTCTGAGGAAACTCAATTTATCCGATGTCCCACGGGAGCACAGCAAGATATACCCGCCGCCGTTCATGATTGAACTGTACAACAAGTATGCCTCCGACACGTCCTCGATGCCTCGTTCTGATGTCATTCGCAGCTTCACCGTTCAAG ATGTCAGTCACTCTGAAAAAAATGGCACCAAGTCAAAACACAGACTTCTGTTCAATGTAACTGTCCCAAATCACGAAGAGGTCAACATGGCAGAACTCAGGCTGTTCACCCTGCTGGATAATAGGACAACCTCAACCTCTACCAATGGGATCGGGGCTTCCATAAAGGTCTATGAAGTGGAGTATAAAGGAAACAAGGCCATTGCCCACCTTGTGGATGGGAAAGAGGTCATTGGGACTCATCACTCTTGGGAAACTTTCAATGTGACCACTGCCATCCAGAGTTGGGTCAAGTCGGGCCGCGGGGCCAGTGAGTTTGAAGTGGTGGTCGACAGGTGGGACTGTGGGCCTTTCAAAGGCGGAGGTTTGGACGTGAGCGTGGGCGTGGGCGTGGGCGTGGGCGTGGGCGTGGGCGTGGGCGTGAGGGATAACACGGCAGCTGCTTTGATAGTCTTCTCCGACGACCTGGGGAGCAGGAAGAGAGAAGCCAAGAAGGAGCTGAGGGAGATGATAGTTCATGAGGAAGAGACACTCTTCTCAGGGAGCGACTGGCAAGGGACCGACTACAATGAGATCCCCGTGGACCTACACCCCAGGCGGAAGAGGCAGGCGGACACCAACTACTGCCGACGGACTTCCATGCGAGTCAACTTCAAAGACATTGGCTGGGACCAGTGGATCGTAGCACCCCCTGAGTATGACGCCTTTGAGTGTAGAGGGGTGTGTTACTACCCCCTGACTGACGACATGACCCCTTCCAAACACGCCCTCATCCAGACCCTGGTCAATCTCAAGAACCCCAAAAAAGCCAACATGGCGTGTTGCGTTCCCACAAAACTCGACCCCATCACGGTCATGTACCAGGAGAATGGTGTCATCACTATACGACACCCGTACGAGGAGATGAAGGTGGCAAAGTGTGGATGTAGGTAG
- the LOC109869973 gene encoding retinol-binding protein 3-like, with the protein MAVSRFSQALLVLFCHVLYSSASFQPALVLDMAKILLDNYCFPENLVGMQEAIQQAINSGEILKISDRKTLASVLTAGVQGALNDPRLTVSFEPNFVPVMPPALPSLPTEQLIRLVRNSVKLEFLENNVGYLRIDRIIGEETAAKLGPLLQENIWTKVTHASSLIFDLRYSTAGELDGVPFIISYFSDPEPLIHIDTVFDRPSNTTKELWTMSSIMGERYGKRKDLIVLTSKRTMGAAEAIAYTLKHLNRAIIVGERSAGGSVKVQKIRIGDSGFYITVPVARSVNPITGQSWEVSGVSPSVNINAKEAVANAKNLLAVRSAIPNAVQSVSDIIRQYYSFTDRVPALLQHLQSTDFFSVISEEDLANKINYELQSVSEDPRLVIKLTQDHPVIIEEDFEPENIPNDPAFLTNLVDTVFKVRILTGNTGYLRFDKFGDVSVMAKLGEQIAQKIWEPLKDTENLIIDLRYNTGGSSASMGILLSFLQDPSQQFHFFTLYDRIQNTTTEFNTLSGLPGPPYGSKRGVYILTSYYTAGAGEEFAYLMQSLHRGTVIGEITSGTLMHSKSFQVEDTDIVITVPFINIIDNNGECWLGGGVVPDAIVLAEEAVDHTHEIIEFHREVRSLVEGTGELLEVHYAIPEVANKVSRVLLIKWAEGSYRSVVDYESLASQLTADLQETSGDHRLHIFYCDIEPESLHDMPKIPTAEEVGYIIDALFKIEVMPGNVGYFRFDMMADIEVMRAIGPELIKLVWSKLVNTDTMIIDMRYNTGGYSTAIPLLCTYFFNAEPLRHLYTVFDRSTTTMTEVMTLPQIQGQRYGSTKDIYILTSHMTGSAAEAFTRTMKDLNRATVIGEPTIGGSLSSATYQIGNSILYASIPNQVVLSAVTGKSWEVAGVMPDVEIGAEEALAAAIKIINLRAEVPAILEATGALVADNYAFENVGADVAEKLAATSGDYNLISSKVELETKLSADLMTLSGDKCLKTTHNIPALPPMNPSPEMFIELIKVSFHTDLFENNIGYLRFDMFGDFEEVQAIAQIIVEHVWNKVVNTDALIVDLRNNVGGPTTAIAGFCSYFFDADKQVLLDKLYDRPSGTTTELWSLPELTGARYGTKKSLIILTSGATAGAAEEFVYIMKKHGRAMIVGETTNGASHPPETFRVGESEVFLSIPTTHSDTTQGPAWEGAGVAPHIPVPADAALDTAKGILNKHFAGAKK; encoded by the exons ATGGCAGTAAGTCGGTTCTCACAAGCGTTGCTGGTGCTTTTTTGCCATGTTCTCTACTCCAGCGCTTCTTTCCAGCCAGCTCTGGTGCTGGATATGGCGAAAATTCTCCTCGACAACTACTGCTTCCCTGAGAATCTAGTCGGGATGCAGGAGGCCATTCAGCAAGCCATCAACAGCGGAGAAATCCTCAAAATATCTGACCGCAAGACCTTAGCATCTGTGCTGACGGCTGGCGTGCAGGGTGCACTCAATGACCCTCGGCTGACTGTGTCCTTCGAGCCAAACTTTGTCCCAGTGATGCCGCCTGCTCTCCCATCTCTTCCCACGGAGCAGCTCATCCGGCTGGTCAGAAACTCTGTGAAGCTGGAGTTCCTTGAGAACAATGTCGGCTACCTGAGGATCGACCGGATTATAGGGGAGGAGACCGCAGCCAAGCTTGGCCCGCTGCTCCAGGAGAACATCTGGACCAAGGTCACCCACGCCTCCTCGTTAATCTTTGATCTGCGCTACAGCACAGCTGGGGAGCTGGACGGAGTCCCTTTCATCATCTCCTACTTCTCCGACCCAGAACCTCTCATTCACATTGACACAGTGTTTGAtcggccctccaacaccactaagGAGCTATGGACTATGTCATCTATCATGGGAGAGAGGTATGGAAAGAGAAAAGACCTCATCGTATTAACCAGTAAGCGTACTATGGGTGCAGCTGAGGCAATCGCCTACACTCTGAAGCATTTGAACAGGGCTATAATTGTTGGAGAGAGGTCAGCCGGGGGGTCAGTGAAAGTGCAGAAGATAAGAATAGGAGATTCTGGTTTCTACATCACAGTTCCTGTGGCCAGGTCAGTGAACCCAATAACAGGCCAAAGCTGGGAAGTGAGTGGAGTGTCTCCCTCTGTAAATATCAATGCCAAGGAGGCTGTTGCCAATGCCAAAAATCTATTGGCTGTCAGGAGTGCCATTCCAAACGCTGTCCAGAGCGTCTCTGACATCATCAGGCAGTACTACTCATTCACAGACAGAGTACCGGCTCTCCTTCAACATCTGCAATCCACCGATTTTTTTTCTGTCATTTCAGAGGAGGACCTGGCGAATAAAATCAACTACGAACTGCAGTCTGTGTCAGAGGACCCTCGTCTGGTGAtcaaactgacccaagatcaccCGGTTATCATTGAGGAAGACTTTGAACCTGAGAACATACCAAACGATCCAGCATTTCTCACAAACCTGGTGGATACAGTCTTCAAAGTACGCATCTTAACTGGAAACACTGGTTATCTCCGCTTTGACAAGTTTGGAGATGTGTCAGTGATGGCCAAATTAGGAGAGCAGATTGCCCAAAAAATCTGGGAGCccctcaaagacacagagaaccTCATCATCGATCTGCGATACAACACAGGTGGGTCCTCAGCTTCCATGggcatcctgctctctttcctccaAGACCCATCACAACAGTTCCACTTCTTCACCCTATACGACAGGATCCAGAACACCACCACTGAGTTTAACACGCTTTCcggcctcccaggcccaccctatGGGTCTAAACGGGGAGTGTACATCCTGACTAGTTACTATACTGCTGGTGCTGGGGAGGAATTTGCTTATCTGATGCAGTCTCTGCACCGTGGCACCGTCATCGGGGAAATCACATCCGGGACCCTGATGCACTCCAAGTCCTTCCAGGTGGAAGACACCGACATTGTCATCACCGTCCCCTTCATAAACATCATAGACAACAACGGGGAGTGCTGGCTAGGTGGAGGCGTGGTCCCTGACGCCATAGTGCTTGCTGAGGAGGCCGTTGACCACACCCATGAGATCATAGAGTTTCACAGGGAGGTTCGCTCACTGGTGGAGGGGACGGGGGAGCTCCTGGAAGTACACTACGCCATCCCTGAGGTTGCCAACAAGGTCAGCAGAGTGCTGCTCATCAAATGGGCCGAGGGCTCGTATCGATCGGTGGTGGACTATGAGTCTCTGGCATCCCAACTGACAGCTGACCTCCAGGAGACATCAGGTGACCACCGGCTGCACATATTCTACTGCGACATCGAACCCGAGTCTCTGCATGACATGCCAAAAATCCCAACAGCTGAGGAGGTGGGTTACATCATTGACGCGCTGTTCAAGATTGAGGTGATGCCCGGGAACGTGGGCTACTTCAGGTTCGACATGATGGCAGACATAGAAGTGATGAGAGCCATCGGCCCTGAGCTGATTAAACTGGTGTGGAGCAAGCTGGTGAACACGGACACAATGATCATCGACATGAGATACAACACAGGTGGTTACTCCACAGCCATCCCACTCCTCTGCACCTACTTCTTCAATGCTGAGCCCCTGAGGCACCTCTACACCGTATTTGATCGCTCCACAACCACCATGACCGAGGTCATGACCCTGCCTCAGATCCAGGGTCAGAGGTACGGCTCCACCAAGGATATCTACATCCTCACTAGTCACATGACGGGGTCGGCTGCCGAGGCGTTCACGCGGACCATGAAGGACCTTAACAGGGCGACGGTGATCGGGGAGCCGACCATCGGAGGGTCCCTGTCCAGTGCCACCTACCAGATCGGGAACAGTATCCTGTATGCCTCCATACCTAACCAGGTGGTCTTGAGTGCTGTTACTGGGAAA TCCTGGGAGGTCGCCGGCGTGATGCCCGATGTCGAGATCGGTGCTGAAGAAGCCCTGGCCGCTGCCATTAAGATCATTAACCTCCGTGCCGAGGTCCCTGCCATTCTTGAGGCTACTGGCGCTCTGGTGGCCGACAATTACGCCTTTGAGAATGTCGGAGCGGACGTTGCGGAGAAGCTGGCGGCAACGAGCGGTGACTACAACTTGATATCTTCAAAGGTGGAGCTGGAGACAAAACTCTCCGCTGACCTCATGACACTGTCTGGAGACAAATGCCTGAAGACCACCCACAACATCCCAGCCCTGCCACCAATG AATccatctccagagatgtttattGAGCTGATCAAGGTCTCATTCCACACGGATCTGTTTGAGAACAACATTGGTTACCTGCGCTTTGACATGTTTGGTGACTTCGAAGAGGTTCAGGCCATTGCCCAGATCATCGTGGAGCATGTGTGGAACAAAGTTGTTAACACTGATGCTCTGATTGTTGATCTCAG GAACAATGTGGGCGGACCCACCACTGCCATTGCAGGCTTCTGCTCCTACTTCTTTGATGCAGACAAGCAGGTCTTGCTGGACAAACTGTACGACAGACCCTCTGGCACCACTACGGAGCTGTGGTCTCTGCCTGAGCTCACTG GCGCAAGGTACGGCACCAAGAAGAGCCTGATCATCCTGACCAGCGGGGCCACGGCCGGCGCCGCCGAGGAGTTTGTCTACATCATGAAGAAGCATGGCCGGGCCATGATTGTGGGCGAGACCACCAACGGCGCCTCCCACCCCCCTGAGACCTTCCGTGTGGGCGAGAGTGAAGTGTTCCTGAGCATCCCCACCACCCATTCAGATACAACGCAGGGCCCCGCATGGGAGGGGGCTGGGGTTGCCCCTCACATCCCTGTGCCAGCCGACGCAGCCTTGGACACTGCCAAGGGCATCCTCAACAAGCACTTCGCCGGCGCAAAGAAGTGA